The genomic interval GCTGGTGGCGCGTGGCGCGGGTGATGCCGTTCCACAGGATGCGGCGGCGGACCGCGCTCAGCAGCAGGTAGCCTTCCATGCCGGGTATTATACCCCGGCGCGCACCGTTAAAATCTGGCGCGCGCCTCATGCGCCACCACCGAGGCCAGTGACAGCCTGCGGGCGTGGCGCAACTGTATGCCGGTTAACGCCCCCTCTTCGATGAGGCGGCGCACGGTCGATTCGGATACCCCCCACCGCCGCGCCACCTGTAACACCGTAAGGAATTTTGGAGCCGGGGTATCGGCGGGAGCGGCGGCCATCCCCTTTTCGGCTGCTTCCGGCGCTGAAGAGAGAGCCTTTTCCCCCTCCCTCCCCCGCGCCGATTCCTTGACCGCCCCCTTCCGGACACCAGTTGCAATAACA from Nitrospinota bacterium carries:
- a CDS encoding helix-turn-helix domain-containing protein, translating into MKTGNVIATGVRKGAVKESARGREGEKALSSAPEAAEKGMAAAPADTPAPKFLTVLQVARRWGVSESTVRRLIEEGALTGIQLRHARRLSLASVVAHEARARF